The following coding sequences lie in one Paraflavitalea devenefica genomic window:
- a CDS encoding glycoside hydrolase family 2 TIM barrel-domain containing protein, with the protein MSIVSYSTAQKINKTKIPFDFGWRFALNDHPGAERPEFDDANWRLVDVLHDFSIEHPFDSANRTGAGGGYTYSGIGWYRKHFRSEPGFSGRKVEVLFDGVYRNSEVWINGHYLGIRPYGYSSFYYDLTQYLKPAGQENVIAVKVNTTEQPNSRWYTGSGIYRHVWLVAKNKLHIDQWGVFARTVEANNDKASIDISIALSNETRGDRPCTVITKLINAAGKEAGRATSKVEAGAGLELKIEQNIRINKPALWSVEQPRLYQLQVEVQSGGKVVDHYASSFGIRIAQFDPNKGFLLNEKQVKLKGVNNHHDGGPLGAVVVDGTHKRQLEILKSMGCNALRMSHNPPSPELLAYADTLGFVVIDELFDEWMDGKTPAGYAAHFTKWYEKDVENWIRRDRNHPCVIAWSIGNEVREQYNKENALKITPMLIEASRKYDNTRPFTAACNEIVNANSFGMAGLLDIVGYNYQEAFYKTDHEKYPNRVIFGSETVIYPYHTGDCWQLRSYDQWLEGQVKDYVAGEFLWTGFDYIGEAGIGDVGTGCKFWEKWPTWPWRGASCGVIDMCGFPKPGFWFRKALWNKEPVVHIAVQTDTSARNRELCSFWSWPKVETHWNHDRKGDTLAVHVYTNVPEVELKLNGRSLGTRKWELNKEAFLFWEVPYEPGKLEAIGKTADGKRVSFSVQTAGEPATIMLSPDKKVLKANRQDLSYVAVQVLDVNGLPVPFANNRITFEVTGAGKLAAVGNGDQQSHTPLKGNQMEAWQGKCIAIIQSTGRKGEITITARSGSLPVATTTLKAE; encoded by the coding sequence ATGTCAATAGTATCGTATTCAACAGCGCAGAAAATTAATAAGACGAAAATCCCTTTCGACTTTGGCTGGAGGTTTGCGCTGAACGATCATCCCGGCGCTGAGCGGCCTGAATTTGATGATGCCAACTGGCGCCTGGTGGATGTGCTGCACGATTTCAGTATCGAACATCCTTTCGATTCGGCCAATCGTACTGGCGCAGGTGGAGGCTATACCTATAGCGGCATTGGTTGGTACAGAAAACACTTCAGGTCTGAACCGGGTTTTTCCGGCAGGAAGGTGGAAGTATTGTTCGATGGTGTTTATCGCAACAGCGAAGTATGGATCAATGGACATTACCTGGGCATTCGCCCTTATGGGTATTCTTCTTTCTATTATGACCTCACACAGTATTTGAAACCTGCGGGCCAGGAAAACGTTATCGCTGTAAAAGTGAATACCACTGAACAGCCCAATTCCAGGTGGTATACCGGTTCCGGAATTTACCGGCATGTATGGCTGGTAGCTAAAAACAAACTGCATATTGATCAATGGGGAGTTTTTGCCCGCACCGTAGAGGCCAACAATGACAAGGCCAGTATTGATATTTCCATAGCATTGAGCAACGAAACGAGGGGTGATCGGCCCTGTACAGTAATTACAAAATTGATAAATGCAGCCGGTAAAGAAGCGGGGAGGGCTACATCGAAAGTGGAAGCGGGGGCCGGACTGGAGCTGAAGATCGAACAAAACATCAGGATCAACAAACCGGCATTATGGTCTGTTGAACAACCCAGGTTATATCAGTTACAGGTAGAAGTGCAATCGGGCGGAAAGGTGGTAGATCATTATGCTTCATCATTTGGCATAAGGATAGCTCAATTTGATCCCAACAAAGGTTTTTTGTTAAATGAGAAACAGGTCAAATTGAAAGGGGTAAACAATCACCACGATGGCGGGCCATTGGGCGCCGTCGTGGTGGATGGCACACATAAACGCCAGTTGGAGATCTTAAAAAGCATGGGCTGCAATGCGCTCAGGATGAGCCACAACCCGCCATCGCCGGAGTTGTTGGCGTATGCGGATACTTTGGGATTTGTGGTCATTGACGAGCTATTTGATGAATGGATGGACGGGAAAACGCCAGCTGGATATGCAGCTCATTTTACGAAATGGTACGAAAAGGATGTTGAAAACTGGATCAGGCGCGACCGGAACCATCCTTGTGTTATTGCCTGGAGTATCGGCAACGAAGTAAGGGAGCAGTATAATAAAGAAAATGCATTAAAGATCACCCCAATGCTCATAGAAGCTTCGCGCAAATACGATAATACGCGTCCCTTTACTGCAGCCTGCAACGAGATCGTTAATGCCAATTCCTTTGGCATGGCCGGTTTATTGGATATAGTCGGTTACAACTACCAGGAGGCTTTTTATAAAACAGACCATGAAAAATACCCCAACCGGGTCATCTTTGGGTCCGAGACGGTGATATATCCCTACCACACCGGCGATTGCTGGCAATTGCGTTCCTATGACCAATGGCTGGAGGGGCAGGTGAAAGATTATGTGGCAGGTGAATTTCTGTGGACGGGGTTTGATTATATCGGTGAAGCAGGCATTGGCGATGTAGGTACCGGTTGTAAATTCTGGGAAAAATGGCCAACCTGGCCTTGGCGTGGCGCTTCCTGCGGTGTGATCGACATGTGCGGCTTTCCAAAACCCGGGTTTTGGTTCAGGAAAGCCCTTTGGAATAAGGAACCCGTGGTACATATTGCTGTGCAAACCGATACATCGGCAAGGAATAGAGAGCTGTGCTCTTTCTGGAGCTGGCCAAAGGTCGAAACCCATTGGAACCATGACCGGAAAGGCGATACGCTGGCGGTGCATGTGTATACCAATGTACCGGAAGTGGAACTGAAACTGAATGGAAGATCATTGGGCACCCGCAAATGGGAGCTCAACAAAGAAGCCTTCCTGTTCTGGGAAGTACCCTATGAACCAGGTAAACTGGAAGCCATAGGAAAAACAGCAGACGGAAAAAGGGTTTCCTTTTCTGTTCAAACGGCCGGTGAACCGGCTACAATAATGCTGTCGCCTGATAAAAAAGTGCTGAAGGCAAACCGGCAGGACCTGAGTTATGTTGCTGTGCAGGTGCTTGATGTCAATGGCCTGCCGGTTCCTTTTGCTAACAATAGGATCACTTTTGAAGTCACCGGGGCCGGTAAACTCGCTGCAGTAGGCAATGGTGATCAGCAAAGCCATACGCCCTTAAAGGGGAACCAGATGGAAGCCTGGCAGGGAAAATGTATCGCTATCATACAATCGACAGGCAGGAAAGGCGAAATAACCATCACTGCCAGGAGCGGATCGCTTCCGGTAGCAACAACCACTTTGAAAGCGGAATAA
- a CDS encoding alpha/beta hydrolase produces the protein MNNVLIVLFLLLADGISGYAQEKPSVVVKDSTPASTSKGRFGGPTKLGPDDKPAFDNPPAGFRDKRENIAHGTMATVQYDSKTLSTRREMLVYTPPGYSPDRKYPVIYLLHGLNSGAGQWPYWVHADYVIDNLLADGKIGPAIMVFPNCNTNITVSNPKPDEQEERNGGFKGYGKPFENDLLNDIIPYIESHYSVYTDRKHRALAGLSMGGGQSLNIGLSHINTFAYVGGFSSAPNTNEFGGLSDTKLLPDLVAAKKQLKVLWLGCGNKDGLISVSQRVHQYLKKQGVPHVWHVDDNAHDDTEWANNLYLFVQHIFKKRR, from the coding sequence ATGAATAACGTATTAATAGTATTGTTTTTGCTTTTAGCTGATGGTATTTCAGGTTATGCACAGGAAAAACCATCAGTGGTGGTCAAAGATTCCACACCAGCGTCCACCAGCAAAGGTCGCTTTGGGGGACCAACTAAGCTGGGACCCGATGATAAGCCCGCCTTTGACAATCCACCTGCCGGGTTCAGAGACAAGCGTGAAAATATAGCTCACGGTACTATGGCTACTGTTCAGTATGACTCCAAAACGCTTTCCACACGTCGGGAGATGCTGGTTTATACACCTCCCGGATATTCACCCGACCGAAAGTATCCGGTGATTTATTTACTGCACGGTCTCAACTCCGGCGCCGGTCAATGGCCTTACTGGGTCCATGCTGATTATGTCATCGACAACCTGCTGGCCGACGGTAAAATCGGACCTGCAATTATGGTTTTCCCTAATTGTAATACAAACATAACTGTGTCCAATCCCAAGCCTGATGAACAGGAAGAGCGAAATGGCGGATTTAAAGGTTATGGCAAGCCCTTCGAAAACGATTTGCTCAACGACATCATTCCTTACATCGAATCCCACTATTCGGTTTACACCGACCGCAAACATCGTGCACTCGCAGGGTTGTCCATGGGCGGTGGCCAGTCTCTGAATATCGGCCTTTCGCACATCAATACTTTTGCTTACGTCGGTGGATTTTCTTCAGCCCCGAATACTAATGAATTCGGGGGACTTTCTGACACCAAACTGTTGCCGGATTTGGTGGCAGCAAAGAAGCAACTTAAAGTGCTGTGGCTTGGCTGTGGCAATAAGGATGGACTGATCAGTGTCAGCCAGCGTGTGCACCAGTACCTCAAAAAACAAGGGGTGCCGCATGTATGGCATGTGGATGACAATGCTCATGACGATACCGAGTGGGCCAACAATCTGTATCTTTTTGTACAGCATATTTTCAAAAAACGTCGGTAA
- a CDS encoding alpha-L-fucosidase — MKHIISLITGALLAHSLIAQENYQSPVRPGNEPVAPGKFEPTWQSLQQYKVPEWFRNAKFGIWAHWGPQCQPEQGDWYGRFMYDEGGEQYKWHVAHYGHPSKAGFKEVINDWKAQRWDPENLVALYKRTGAQYFFAMANHHDNLDLWNSKYQEWNSLRVGPKKDIIKGWANAAKKYNLPFGLSVHASHAWTWFETAQRSDKNGPLAGVPYDGKLTRTDGKGTWWEGLDPQALYAQDHTLSEGSENITSLWKQWDWKNGASVPTQDYCDKFYNRTIDLINQYNPDLLYFDDTGLPLYPVSDAGLKIAAHYYNHNMATHNGKLNAVLFGKVLTEDQKKCMVWDVERGAPDKMQNKAWQTCTCIGDWHYKRSTYENNGYKSAKTVIHTLVDIVSKNGNLLLNIPIRGDGTIDEKEMAILEGIAGWMDINKESIFDTRPWKIYGEGPVAEAANPMNGPGFNEEKIKFSAKDIRYNQKGKNLYATVLGTPEEKVMLKALGKTKGNGVVKRIEVLGSKEKISWKQNAGSLSIQKPKLVPNDLAMVFKIYL, encoded by the coding sequence ATGAAACATATTATTTCACTGATTACTGGTGCTCTTCTTGCTCATTCGCTTATCGCGCAGGAAAATTATCAATCGCCAGTCAGGCCAGGCAACGAACCGGTTGCACCAGGCAAGTTCGAACCCACCTGGCAATCACTTCAACAATATAAAGTACCCGAATGGTTCCGTAATGCCAAGTTTGGTATTTGGGCGCATTGGGGCCCGCAATGTCAGCCTGAACAGGGCGACTGGTATGGACGGTTCATGTACGATGAAGGCGGTGAACAATATAAATGGCATGTAGCCCATTACGGACATCCTTCCAAAGCGGGGTTTAAAGAAGTGATCAACGACTGGAAAGCGCAGCGTTGGGATCCGGAAAACCTGGTAGCCCTTTACAAACGTACGGGGGCACAATATTTCTTTGCGATGGCCAACCACCACGATAATCTCGATTTGTGGAACAGCAAATACCAGGAATGGAACTCCCTTCGGGTTGGTCCAAAGAAGGATATTATTAAGGGTTGGGCCAATGCAGCAAAGAAATATAATCTTCCCTTCGGATTAAGTGTGCACGCTTCTCATGCATGGACCTGGTTTGAAACGGCTCAACGTTCAGATAAAAATGGTCCTTTGGCCGGCGTTCCCTACGACGGGAAACTCACCAGGACGGATGGCAAGGGAACCTGGTGGGAGGGGCTTGACCCGCAAGCGCTGTATGCACAGGATCACACGCTCAGTGAGGGAAGCGAAAATATTACCAGCTTGTGGAAGCAATGGGATTGGAAAAATGGGGCTTCTGTGCCAACACAGGATTATTGCGACAAATTTTATAACCGCACGATTGATCTGATCAACCAATACAATCCCGATCTACTCTACTTCGATGATACAGGACTTCCTCTCTATCCTGTAAGCGATGCGGGGTTAAAAATTGCCGCACACTACTATAATCATAACATGGCCACGCACAACGGCAAACTCAACGCTGTTTTGTTTGGTAAAGTACTCACCGAAGACCAAAAAAAATGCATGGTCTGGGATGTGGAAAGAGGAGCTCCTGATAAGATGCAAAACAAAGCCTGGCAAACCTGTACGTGTATTGGTGACTGGCATTATAAAAGGTCCACCTATGAGAATAATGGTTATAAATCAGCAAAGACTGTTATCCATACGTTGGTTGATATTGTCAGCAAAAATGGGAATCTGCTGCTGAATATTCCTATTCGTGGAGACGGGACAATTGATGAAAAAGAAATGGCAATACTCGAAGGCATCGCTGGCTGGATGGATATTAACAAGGAAAGCATTTTTGATACTCGTCCCTGGAAAATCTATGGAGAAGGACCGGTTGCTGAAGCAGCTAATCCGATGAATGGTCCTGGGTTTAACGAAGAAAAAATAAAATTTTCGGCAAAAGATATTCGCTACAATCAGAAAGGGAAAAATTTATATGCTACTGTATTGGGTACACCGGAGGAAAAAGTGATGCTGAAAGCGTTGGGTAAAACAAAAGGTAATGGCGTAGTAAAGCGAATTGAAGTACTGGGTAGCAAGGAAAAGATATCATGGAAACAAAATGCTGGTTCGTTATCAATTCAAAAACCAAAACTGGTTCCGAATGACTTGGCAATGGTGTTTAAAATTTACCTTTAA
- a CDS encoding sialate O-acetylesterase has protein sequence MVLQRGISIPVWGKASPGKLVIAELGTVRATTKAGKDGKWMLRFPKFKAGGPYVLKIAESGKPNAAIELKGILIGDVWLASGQSNMEWQVQQSGDARKEIESANFPQIRFLVVEHDKQLTPQSDILSGKWKVCDTANVKEFSAVAYYFARKIHRDQHIPVGIIQSTWGGTPVEAWTSRDMLLTSPITRAKTLSNDTLSFDREDFITDSLNWIRTWDIVFNPQNNTDKIIPALEYNDAGWTNIEMPNVIKDFGIGNYEGMVWLRKKVSLPGSFAGKELTVHLGHPEMNYSLYFNGQEICKNIWNANPTHHYTIPANLVKQGDNIIAIRMAMLWGGGGLNPPAEDLYITDGASTISLAGKWLYQKDLETAFPKILNYQYYPTVLFNAMINPLIPYSIKGFIWYQGESNAWAAYNYRKLFPMLITDWRQRWQQGDCPFLFVQLANYMKTKPLPTESEWAELREAQTLTLSLPNTGMACIIDIGEANDIHPKNKQEVGRRLALIANKQVYKQAGIASGPVYTNFRKEGNRIRINFTNTGSGLSTRDGKEVTGFAIAGKDKKFYWAKAIIEGDHVILSSDKVAEPEAVRYAWADNPLCNLVNSARLPAIPFRTDNWKEIIQK, from the coding sequence ATGGTCTTGCAACGAGGGATTTCCATTCCTGTTTGGGGAAAGGCGAGTCCGGGAAAGTTGGTAATAGCGGAACTTGGGACGGTGCGTGCCACTACCAAAGCCGGTAAAGACGGAAAATGGATGCTTCGATTTCCAAAGTTTAAAGCAGGTGGTCCTTATGTGCTCAAGATAGCTGAATCAGGAAAGCCCAATGCCGCAATCGAGCTGAAAGGCATCCTGATCGGAGATGTATGGCTGGCTTCGGGTCAGTCGAATATGGAATGGCAGGTGCAGCAGTCCGGGGATGCGCGTAAGGAAATTGAAAGTGCCAACTTTCCTCAAATACGTTTTCTTGTTGTTGAGCATGACAAGCAATTGACCCCACAGTCAGATATCTTATCTGGCAAATGGAAAGTTTGTGATACGGCAAATGTGAAGGAATTCTCGGCGGTTGCTTACTATTTTGCCCGTAAAATTCATCGGGATCAGCATATTCCGGTTGGCATTATTCAAAGCACCTGGGGCGGAACGCCGGTGGAAGCCTGGACGAGCCGCGACATGTTGCTTACATCGCCCATTACCAGAGCAAAAACACTCAGTAATGATACGCTTAGTTTTGATCGGGAAGATTTTATAACCGATAGTTTGAACTGGATACGCACTTGGGATATTGTTTTTAATCCACAAAACAATACGGATAAAATAATTCCTGCCCTGGAATATAATGATGCCGGTTGGACAAATATTGAAATGCCCAATGTTATAAAAGATTTTGGAATTGGAAATTATGAAGGAATGGTTTGGTTACGGAAAAAGGTATCATTGCCTGGGTCCTTTGCCGGGAAAGAGCTAACAGTGCATCTGGGCCATCCGGAAATGAACTATTCCCTTTATTTCAATGGACAGGAGATCTGTAAGAATATCTGGAATGCGAATCCCACGCATCATTATACTATTCCAGCCAACCTTGTGAAACAGGGTGATAATATCATTGCTATCAGGATGGCCATGCTATGGGGCGGCGGCGGTTTGAATCCTCCGGCAGAGGACCTGTATATTACTGATGGTGCTTCTACAATTTCTTTAGCCGGGAAATGGTTGTATCAAAAAGACCTTGAAACCGCTTTTCCGAAAATACTCAACTATCAGTATTACCCCACCGTGCTCTTCAATGCCATGATCAACCCGCTTATTCCTTATAGTATCAAAGGATTTATCTGGTATCAGGGCGAATCGAATGCCTGGGCTGCTTACAATTACAGAAAATTGTTTCCGATGCTCATCACCGATTGGCGGCAACGCTGGCAGCAGGGCGATTGTCCATTTTTGTTTGTTCAGCTGGCGAATTACATGAAAACAAAACCGCTGCCCACTGAAAGTGAATGGGCCGAATTGCGCGAAGCGCAAACGTTGACATTATCTCTGCCCAACACAGGTATGGCATGCATCATAGATATTGGGGAAGCGAATGATATTCATCCGAAAAATAAACAGGAAGTGGGCCGCCGGCTGGCATTAATTGCAAATAAACAGGTGTACAAACAAGCCGGTATCGCATCTGGGCCGGTGTATACAAATTTCCGGAAAGAGGGGAACCGTATCCGCATCAATTTCACCAATACGGGTTCAGGTCTTTCAACGAGGGACGGAAAAGAAGTGACGGGTTTTGCCATTGCAGGCAAAGACAAAAAGTTTTATTGGGCAAAAGCCATTATTGAAGGAGACCATGTGATCCTTTCTTCCGATAAAGTCGCGGAGCCTGAAGCCGTGCGATATGCCTGGGCAGACAATCCCCTCTGTAACCTGGTAAATTCAGCAAGGCTGCCAGCTATCCCTTTCAGAACAGATAACTGGAAAGAGATTATTCAAAAATAA
- a CDS encoding glycoside hydrolase family 3 C-terminal domain-containing protein yields MKLQLLQPGLLRSSLLNILLLPAVLLSMVLATDAQQTAAGDMATEQKIRTLISQMTLQEKVSLLHGNSKFYVAGIKRLGIPEWALSDGPHGVRAEINRHDWAYAGWTNDSATCFPPGTALAATWNPALAYQQGLVLAEEARYRKKDVLLGPGVNIIRSPLCGRNFEYMSEDPLLVSKMAVAYIKALQSKDVAASVKHWLANNQEEHRDSIDVTMSERALREIYLPAFKASVTEGGAYTVMAAYNRFRGEWCSENDYLNRQLLRNEFGFKGVLMTDWSAAHSTVKAALTGLDLEMGTDKKDYNEWYFASPLVKAVEEGKVPVSVVDEKVGNVLRVMFNTKVFDEKNREKGTMNTPAHQQAAYHAAAEAAVLLQNKGKLLPLQVDKLKSIAVIGDNATRKHCSGGLSSEIKTLYEITPLQALQQKLGARVKINYAQGYEKQSTFREGNNTGQSSADKVDWKLIDEAVAAARESDVAIIFGGLNHDFDTESSDKQNMDLPYGQEILIQEVAKANPNTIVVIIAGSPVKLAGIVHRVPAILWSWFGGMEAGNVVADLLSGKINPSGKLPFTLPVSLSQSPAHALGNFPGRDLKVNYEEDILVGYRWFDTKRIQPQFPFGYGLSYTDFSISHFSTDKVSYGKNEIIHAKFTIKNTGSLHGAEVVQLYVSDPVCSVLRPEKELKAFEKIFLKPGETKTVELQVKVADLAFYDELKKAWNAEAGEYILQIGNSSHNIFQKEKISVK; encoded by the coding sequence ATGAAACTACAACTGTTACAGCCTGGTTTGCTGCGTTCTTCCCTGTTGAATATTTTATTGCTTCCCGCAGTTTTATTGTCGATGGTGCTCGCAACCGATGCCCAACAAACGGCAGCGGGCGATATGGCTACTGAACAAAAGATCCGCACCTTGATCAGCCAAATGACCTTACAGGAAAAGGTGAGCCTCCTGCATGGGAATTCAAAATTTTATGTAGCAGGTATAAAAAGACTGGGCATTCCTGAATGGGCGTTGAGTGACGGGCCACATGGCGTACGTGCTGAGATTAACAGGCACGACTGGGCCTATGCAGGGTGGACCAATGATTCTGCGACTTGTTTTCCGCCGGGAACAGCGCTGGCCGCTACCTGGAATCCCGCGTTGGCTTACCAACAGGGGTTGGTGTTGGCGGAAGAAGCCCGCTACCGGAAAAAAGATGTTCTACTGGGCCCCGGCGTCAACATTATCCGCTCTCCACTTTGCGGCAGAAACTTTGAATACATGAGTGAAGACCCTTTGCTGGTTTCAAAGATGGCCGTTGCTTATATCAAAGCGTTGCAGTCGAAGGATGTGGCCGCCAGCGTAAAACACTGGCTGGCCAATAACCAGGAAGAACACCGCGACTCTATTGACGTGACCATGAGCGAAAGGGCTTTGCGTGAAATTTATTTGCCGGCATTTAAAGCCTCGGTAACGGAAGGCGGCGCTTATACCGTGATGGCTGCCTACAACAGGTTCAGAGGGGAGTGGTGTTCGGAAAATGACTACCTCAACCGGCAACTGCTTAGAAATGAATTTGGTTTCAAGGGCGTGTTAATGACCGACTGGTCGGCCGCACATTCAACCGTGAAAGCGGCTTTAACCGGGCTCGACCTGGAAATGGGTACCGATAAAAAAGATTACAATGAATGGTACTTTGCCAGTCCCCTGGTCAAGGCAGTGGAAGAAGGAAAAGTACCGGTATCGGTGGTGGATGAAAAAGTGGGGAACGTATTACGGGTAATGTTTAATACCAAAGTCTTCGATGAAAAGAACCGGGAGAAAGGTACAATGAATACCCCCGCACATCAGCAGGCTGCCTATCATGCTGCTGCCGAAGCGGCGGTATTATTACAAAATAAGGGTAAACTGCTGCCGCTGCAGGTCGATAAACTAAAATCAATCGCCGTCATTGGTGATAATGCTACCCGTAAACATTGCAGCGGCGGGCTCAGTTCTGAAATAAAGACCCTGTATGAAATAACACCCCTGCAGGCCCTGCAGCAAAAGCTGGGCGCCAGGGTAAAAATAAATTATGCACAGGGGTATGAAAAGCAATCTACCTTCCGGGAAGGCAATAACACTGGCCAGTCCAGTGCCGACAAAGTGGATTGGAAACTCATCGATGAAGCGGTGGCAGCCGCCAGGGAATCGGATGTTGCTATTATTTTCGGTGGATTGAATCATGATTTTGATACCGAATCCTCTGACAAGCAAAATATGGATTTGCCCTACGGGCAGGAGATCCTGATCCAGGAAGTGGCCAAAGCAAATCCTAATACAATAGTGGTTATTATTGCCGGGTCGCCGGTTAAACTGGCCGGTATCGTTCACCGGGTACCCGCCATCTTATGGTCGTGGTTTGGAGGTATGGAAGCCGGGAATGTAGTGGCCGATCTGCTGAGTGGTAAAATAAACCCTTCGGGCAAGCTCCCGTTCACGCTGCCGGTATCCCTGTCGCAGTCACCTGCTCATGCCCTGGGCAACTTTCCCGGCAGAGATCTGAAAGTCAATTATGAAGAAGATATCCTGGTAGGATACCGCTGGTTCGATACGAAGAGAATTCAACCGCAATTTCCCTTTGGTTATGGGCTTTCTTATACTGATTTTTCCATCAGTCATTTTTCAACGGATAAAGTAAGCTATGGAAAAAACGAGATCATTCATGCTAAATTTACCATCAAAAATACAGGCAGCTTGCACGGAGCGGAAGTGGTGCAGCTATATGTAAGCGATCCGGTTTGTTCTGTATTGCGCCCCGAGAAAGAGCTAAAGGCTTTTGAGAAAATATTCCTGAAACCTGGTGAAACGAAGACCGTTGAACTGCAGGTGAAAGTGGCCGATCTGGCATTTTACGACGAACTAAAAAAGGCATGGAACGCTGAAGCCGGTGAATACATCCTGCAGATAGGTAATTCATCCCATAACATCTTTCAGAAGGAGAAAATTTCAGTTAAGTAA